From the genome of Aspergillus chevalieri M1 DNA, chromosome 8, nearly complete sequence, one region includes:
- the CEM1 gene encoding putative beta-ketoacyl synthase (Cem1) (COG:H;~EggNog:ENOG410PFCF;~InterPro:IPR000794,IPR016039,IPR018201,IPR017568, IPR014030,IPR014031,IPR020841;~PFAM:PF00109,PF02801;~go_function: GO:0004315 - 3-oxoacyl-[acyl-carrier-protein] synthase activity [Evidence IEA];~go_function: GO:0016746 - transferase activity, transferring acyl groups [Evidence IEA];~go_function: GO:0016747 - transferase activity, transferring acyl groups other than amino-acyl groups [Evidence IEA];~go_process: GO:0006633 - fatty acid biosynthetic process [Evidence IEA]), translating to MRRVVVTGLGAVTPLGVGIRRTWSRLLDNHCGIVNVRNRDTRFADLPCQVAAVVPSGSKRDGGWLAGEWVNRDEERKMARFAQYAMAATEEALEDAGWRPRTEDVEEREMTGICLGSGIGNFDEIYDTVVAYDKGGYRKVSPLFVPRILINLGAGHISMKFGFMGPNHAATTACTTGAHSIGDAARFIACGDANVMVAGGAESCIHPLAIGGFARARSLATDYNDTPEKASRPFDADRNGFVVGEGAAMVVLEELEHAKARNAPIYAELKGYGCTGDAYHMTAPRENGEGALMAMRKALRNANLPPSTVDYVNAHATSTSIGDAAENAAIKSLLLGAGGRQKASEVNISSTKGAVGHLLGGAGAVEAVFTILAIHKNVMPPTINLQRLGDGLDCNYAANQAQEREIGVALTNSFGFGGTNSSLCFARLRE from the exons ATGCGCCGTGTCGTCGTGACGGGATTAGGTGCCGTGACGCCGCTGGGTGTCG GAATCCGCCGCACCTGGTCCCGCCTCCTAGATAATCACTGCGGCATCGTCAACGTCCGCAATCGAGATACCCGTTTCGCGGATTTACCATGCcaggttgctgctgttgtgcCGTCAGGGAGTAAGCGGGATGGTGGGTGGTTGGCGGGTGAGTGGGTGAATCGGGAT GAGGAAAGGAAAATGGCGCGGTTCGCGCAGTATGCTATGGCTGCTACCGAGGAGGCGTTGGAGGATGCTGGGTGGAGGCCTAGGAcggaggatgttgaggagAGGGAGATGACC GGGATTTGTCTGGGGTCGGGGATTGGGAATTTCGATGAGATTTATGATACTGTGGTTGCTTATGATAAGGGG GGCTACAGAAAAGTGTCGCCTCTATTCGTCCCCCGGATATTGATAAATCTCGGGGCAGGGCACATATCCATGAAATTCGGATTCATG GGCCCCAACCACGCCGCAACAACAGCATGCACCACCGGAGCTCATTCCATTGGCGATGCAGCTCGTTTTATTGCCTGCGGAGACGCAAATGTCATGGTAGCCGGGGGTGCGGAATCCTGTATCCATCCGCTGGCTATTGGCGGATTTGCACGAGCACGCAGCCTGGCTACAGATTACAACGATACCCCGGAAAAAGCATCGAGACCATTTGATGCAGACCGCAACGGATTTGTAGTTGGTGAAGGTGCCGCTATGGTTGTTCTCGAG GAACTCGAACATGCCAAAGCCCGAAACGCCCCCATCTACGCCGAACTGAAAGGCTACGGCTGCACCGGCGACGCCTATCACATGACCGCGCCCCGCGAAAACGGCGAAGGAGCACTCATGGCCATGAGAAAGGCACTCCGGAATGCAAACCTGCCCCCGTCGACGGTGGATTATGTGAACGCCCACGCTACGTCGACGTCTATCGGCGATGCGGCGGAGAATGCGGCTATCAAGTCCCTACTCTTAGGTGCTGGGGGGAGACAGAAGGCTTCTGAGGTCAATATCAGCAGTACGAAGGGTGCTGTGGGGCATTTGCTTGGTGGTGCTGGGGCTGTGGAGGCGGTCTTTACGATTCTTGCTATTCATAAG AACGTGATGCCCCCGACCATCAACCTGCAGAGACTTGGAGATGGTTTAGATTGTAATTATGCGGCGAATCAGGCGCAGGAGAGGGAGATTGGGGTGGCGCTGACAAATAGTTTTGGATTTGGGGGGACGAATAGTAGTCTTTGTTTTGCGAGGTTGAGGGAGTGA
- the cdc42 gene encoding Rho family GTPase CDC42 (COG:Z;~EggNog:ENOG410PH0N;~InterPro:IPR005225,IPR001806,IPR027417,IPR037874, IPR003578;~PFAM:PF08477,PF00071,PF00025;~go_function: GO:0003924 - GTPase activity [Evidence IEA];~go_function: GO:0005525 - GTP binding [Evidence IEA];~go_process: GO:0007264 - small GTPase mediated signal transduction [Evidence IEA]), which produces MVVATIKCVVVGDGAVGKTCLLISYTTNKFPSEYVPTVFDNYAVTVMIGDEPYTLGLFDTAGQEDYDRLRPLSYPQTDVFLVCFSVTSPASFENVREKWFPEVHHHCPGVPCLIVGTQADLRDDPSVREKLSRQKMAPIRKEDGDRMAKDLGAVKYVECSALTQYKLKDVFDEAIVAALEPAPKKRSKCVLL; this is translated from the exons ATGGTTGTCGCTACCATCAA GTGTGTCGTGGTTGGAGACGGTGCTGTGGGAAAGACATGTCTGCTCATCTCGTACACAACAAACAAATTCCCCTCTGAATATGTTCCCACCGTCTTCGACAACTATGCGGTTACTGTCAT GATCGGCGATGAGCCCTACACCTTGGGTCTGTTTGATACCGCCGGACAGGAGGATTACGATCGTCTCCGCCCTCTGTCATACCCCCAGACCGATGTCTTCCTGGTCTGCTTCTCCGTCACCTCCCCCGCGTCCTTCGAGAACGTTCGCGAGAAATGGTTCCCCGAAGTCCACCACCACTGCCCCGGTGTTCCCTGCTTGATCGTCGGTACCCAGGCCGATCTGCGCGACGACCCCAGTGTCCGCGAGAAGCTATCCCGTCAAAAGATGGCGCCCATTCGCAAGGAGGACGGTGATCGTATGGCCAAGGATCTGGGTGCTGTCAAATACGTCGAGTGCTCCGCTTTGACCCAATACAAGCTCAAGGACGTTTTCGACGAG GCTATCGTCGCTGCTCTTGAACCTGCCCCGAAGAAGAGGTCAAAGTGCGTCCTGCTGTAG
- a CDS encoding deubiquitination module subunit SGF73 (COG:B;~EggNog:ENOG410QEC0;~InterPro:IPR013243,IPR037804;~PFAM:PF08313;~go_component: GO:0000124 - SAGA complex [Evidence IEA]) yields the protein MAANGDHGRGGSLVDASGYKFADKDTKPGKIKLKKPIKSAKAKKDDARPAASPNASPILPGLDEKTMAAFPTGKPREEDHIESVICKTCKRPILKQAAVDHIRGCLKAKQEKARKKKEARDAANRAKEKIDGKDDDDDKDGDDAMKGQKSAKKSAVKGMAEDGTKKGKKRKTDEDDKDKEPKKKKKKEEPKPKVPKPKGPVDVEKQCGVTLPNGAQCARSLTCKSHSMGAKRGVPGRSLPYDMLLQAYQKKNQARQQKAAIDANAPLQDDMDNNGPVDSDEEKDNVMAAIGRSNPQPLATHAVISTRNKYRYVRIKEMLSHALGGARGGGLFSTGDNAPVDGENLFQPDDSSLLDSPFANGVADNATATDAANDQSSVPVPANSITATS from the exons ATGGCGGCCAACGGTGATCATGGCAGAG GAGGAAGCTTGGTTGATGCATCAGGGTACAAGTTTGCGGACAAGGATACGAAACCCGGGAAGATCAAATTGAAGAAGCCGATCAAGTCGGCAAAGGCTAAGAAAGATG ATGCCCGACCCGCAGCTTCACCCAACGCATCCCCCATTCTCCCCGGTCTAGACGAGAAAACGATGGCGGCATTTCCGACGGGCAAACCGCGCGAAGAAGACCATATCGAATCAGTGATCTGCAAGACGTGCAAACGGCCGATCTTGAAGCAGGCTGCAGTCGACCACATCCGCGGCTGTTTGAAGGCGAAGCAAGAAAAGGcgcgcaagaagaaggaggcgCGCGATGCGGCAAACCGGGCGAAGGAGAAGATTGACGGGaaggacgacgatgacgacaaGGATGGCGACGATGCGATGAAGGGGCAGAAGAGTGCCAAAAAGAGTGCAGTCAAGGGGATGGCGGAGGACGGGacgaagaaggggaagaagcggAAGACGGACGAGGATGATAAGGATAAggagccgaagaagaagaagaagaaggaggagccGAAACCCAAGGTGCCCAAGCCCAAGGGGCCAGTAGATGTTGAGAAGCAGTGCGGTGTGACGTTGCCGAATGGAGCTCAGTGTGCGCGGTCGTTGACTTGTAAGAGTCACTCGATGGGTGCGAAGCGCGGTGTTCCTGGTCGGTCGTTACCGTATGACATGTTGTTGCAGGCGTAtcagaagaagaaccaggCTCGGCAGCAGA AGGCCGCTATCGATGCCAATGCTCCATTACAAGACGACATGGACAACAATGGCCCCGTGGACTCGgacgaagaaaaagacaACGTCATGGCCGCTATTGGCCGTTCCAACCCTCAGCCACTGGCCACCCATGCGGTCATCTCGACCAGGAACAAATATCGCTATGTCCGCATTAAAGAGATGTTATCCCATGCCCTGGGCGGTGCCCGTGGCGGTGGACTCTTCTCCACTGGGGATAATGCCCCAGTAGACGGGGAAAACCTATTTCAACCAGATGATTCTAGTCTGCTGGACTCCCCCTTCGCCAACGGGGTTGCGGATAACGCTACAGCTACTGATGCAGCAAATGATCAATCTTCAGTGCCAGTGCCTGCGAATTCGATAACTGCAACTTCCTAA
- a CDS encoding agmatinase (COG:E;~EggNog:ENOG410PI69;~InterPro:IPR020855,IPR023696,IPR006035;~PFAM:PF00491;~SECRETED:SignalP(1-19);~go_function: GO:0016813 - hydrolase activity, acting on carbon-nitrogen (but not peptide) bonds, in linear amidines [Evidence IEA];~go_function: GO:0046872 - metal ion binding [Evidence IEA]), translating into MLKSLVTLLALSSSALSHAHHDHEEVAPPHVREELLKKWDQEWSFTGISSFAHLKPVKCLIEPDERYDIAVIGAPFDTAVSYRPGARFGPRAIRAASARQMAGTSFNTRAGINPYNSWATIKDCGDIPIMPFDNGVAERQMYDAFLELGSRPAITSSSSSKVKGISAGKTKLVTLGGDHSVALPALRALYQIYQKPITVLHFDAHLDTWNPARYSAYWVSEQSGFNHGSFFHKASREGLICNSTSAHAGLRTRLTGIDDSDYTNPGPEQGFLRIHADDIDELGGPMGIVKRIVNRIGLDPEQPVYLSVDIDVLDPSTAPGTGTPEPGGWTTREMIRILRGIEKLNIVGADIVEVSPSYDNKGETTALAAAQVAFEIITTLVKAGAGDVGGWYGRKEDVADSVHQGTDKDEL; encoded by the exons ATGTTGAAGTCCCTCGTTACACTCCTAGCTCTATCGAGCTCAGCCTTATCGCACGCCCACCATGACCATGAAGAGGTAGCTCCCCCGCACGTGCGCGAGGAGCTCCTCAAGAAATGGGATCAAGAG TGGTCCTTCACCGGCATCTCAAGCTTCGCCCACCTCAAGCCCGTGAAATGCCTTATCGAGCCTGACGAGCGCTACGACATCGCCGTTATCGGGGCGCCGTTTGATACCGCTGTTAGCTATAGACCTG GCGCCCGCTTCGGCCCCCGCGCCATCCGTGCCGCCAGCGCACGCCAGATGGCCGGTACATCCTTCAACACGCGCGCGGGAATCAACCCGTACAACTCATGggcgaccatcaaagactgCGGCGACATCCCAATCATGCCCTTCGACAACGGCGTCGCAGAGCGCCAGATGTACGATGCGTTCCTTGAGCTCGGCTCCCGACCTGCCATcacctcgtcctcgtctaGTAAAGTGAAGGGTATTTCTGCGGGAAAAACCAAGCTCGTAACGCTTGGTGGCGACCATAGCGTTGCGCTGCCTGCGCTGCGCGCGCTGTACCAGATCTACCAGAAACCCATCACGGTGCTGCATTTCGACGCGCACCTGGATACATGGAACCCCGCGCGGTACTCTGCGTACTGGGTATCCGAGCAGTCGGGTTTCAATCACGGGAGTTTTTTCCACAAGGCTAGTCGCGAGGGACTCATTTGCAACTCGACATCTGCGCATGCCGGTCTGCGCACGCGGTTGACTGGTATCGATGATAGCGATTACACGAATCCCGGGCCGGAGCAGGGTTTCCTGCGCATTCACGCGGATGATATCGACGAGTTGGGTGGACCGATGGGCATTGTGAAACGCATTGTTAATCGGATTGGACTTGACCCCGAGCAGCCTGTTTATTTGTCTGTTGACATCGATGTCTTGGATCCGAGTACTGCTCCTGGCACCGGTACGCCTGAGCCTGGTGGTTGGACGACGCGGGAGATGATTCGCATTCTGCGCGGTATTGAGAAGTTGAATATTGTCGGCGCTGATATCGTCGAGGTGTCGCCTAGCTATGATAACAAGGGCGAGACGACTGCTCTGGCTGCTGCTCAGGTTGCTTTTGAGATTATCACGACTCTCGTCAAGGCTGGTGCGGGGGATGTTGGTGGTTGGTATGGACGGAAAGAGGATGTCGCGGACTCTGTCCACCAAGGTACCGACAAGGACGAGCTCTGA